Proteins co-encoded in one Streptococcus ruminicola genomic window:
- a CDS encoding YceD family protein, with amino-acid sequence MIIAISEIKKNAEGIAFNESLNIKEKLMQRSSEVLDVKAVSVNGIVSYDDGLYLLNYRLDYTITLPSSRSMQPVDVHQVEDVSEVFVESADLHAKEDLVKENLALVLEEDVIDLEESAIDNILLTIPMQVLSDEERQSDDMPSGQNWSVMTEEQYEALQNEKKKENNPFSALNGLFED; translated from the coding sequence ATGATAATAGCTATTTCAGAAATAAAGAAAAATGCTGAGGGGATTGCTTTTAATGAATCTTTGAATATTAAAGAAAAATTAATGCAACGCTCAAGCGAAGTTTTAGACGTCAAAGCAGTTTCTGTAAACGGAATTGTTTCATACGATGATGGATTGTACCTATTGAATTATCGATTGGATTATACAATTACTTTACCATCAAGTCGTTCAATGCAACCTGTTGATGTTCACCAAGTTGAAGACGTTTCAGAGGTCTTTGTTGAGTCAGCTGATCTTCACGCCAAAGAAGACTTGGTCAAAGAAAATCTTGCTTTAGTATTAGAAGAGGATGTTATTGATTTGGAAGAAAGTGCCATTGATAATATTCTTTTAACAATTCCTATGCAAGTCTTGAGTGATGAAGAACGTCAATCAGATGACATGCCATCAGGACAAAATTGGTCTGTCATGACAGAAGAACAATACGAAGCATTGCAAAATGAAAAGAAAAAAGAAAATAACCCATTTTCAGCTTTAAATGGCCTATTTGAAGATTAA
- the htpX gene encoding zinc metalloprotease HtpX translates to MLYDQIASNKRKTVVLLFVFFLILAAIGAAVGYLWLDSLSFGVVIALIIGGIYAVSMILQSTNVVMAMNNAREVTEEEAPQLYHIVEDMAMVAQIPMPRVFIVEDESLNAFATGSSPENAAVAATTGLLALMNREELEGVIGHEVSHIRNYDIRISTIAVALASAVTMIASFGSRMMWFGGSNRRRSNDRDEGAMGIIVLILSLISLFLAPLAATLVQLAISRQREFLADASSVELTRNPEGMIKALQKLEDSSPMHHPVDQASAALYINDPLKKGERFSSLFNTHPSIADRIDRLRHM, encoded by the coding sequence ATGTTATATGATCAAATTGCCAGCAATAAGCGCAAGACAGTTGTTTTGCTCTTTGTCTTCTTCTTGATTTTGGCAGCTATCGGTGCAGCAGTTGGATACCTTTGGTTAGATAGTTTAAGTTTTGGTGTTGTCATTGCTCTGATTATCGGTGGTATTTATGCAGTGAGCATGATTCTTCAATCCACTAATGTCGTCATGGCAATGAATAATGCGCGTGAAGTGACTGAAGAAGAGGCACCACAACTTTATCATATCGTTGAAGATATGGCTATGGTTGCACAAATTCCAATGCCACGTGTCTTTATTGTTGAGGATGAGTCGCTTAACGCTTTTGCCACAGGGTCAAGCCCTGAAAATGCTGCCGTGGCAGCAACAACAGGTTTGTTAGCTTTGATGAATCGTGAAGAACTTGAAGGAGTTATCGGACACGAAGTTAGCCACATTCGAAATTATGATATTCGTATATCGACAATTGCTGTTGCTCTTGCTAGTGCTGTAACAATGATTGCAAGCTTTGGAAGTCGTATGATGTGGTTTGGTGGAAGTAATCGCCGCCGCTCTAATGATCGTGACGAAGGAGCTATGGGGATTATTGTGCTCATCTTGTCTTTGATTTCGCTTTTCTTGGCACCACTTGCTGCTACCTTAGTTCAGCTTGCCATCTCACGTCAACGTGAATTTCTTGCCGATGCTAGCTCTGTAGAATTAACACGAAATCCAGAAGGCATGATTAAGGCTCTTCAAAAACTTGAAGACTCATCACCAATGCATCATCCAGTAGACCAAGCTAGTGCTGCTTTGTATATTAATGACCCACTTAAAAAAGGTGAACGATTTAGTTCACTCTTTAACACCCATCCATCTATTGCCGATCGAATCGATCGTCTTCGTCATATGTAA